In the Ricinus communis isolate WT05 ecotype wild-type chromosome 3, ASM1957865v1, whole genome shotgun sequence genome, ATTACTGTTAGAAAGTTTGTAGGGGGAAGTTTGTTgcatgaaatatttaattgattcaattatgCTCAAAGCCTTCAAATAATCATCATGTTCCATTTTCCCAAGGTAAAAGGAAACAAGATGAAGTGAAACAACCTCTTGCTATAATAATAGTAAGACATTAAACTATGTTGAGAGATTAAATTCGAACAAAAAATGAAACTGCAAGTAACAAAAAGTTCAGTATTTTCAAGTACCTTCCAACTCTGCCTTGTCGACATTTATTTCCAATGATTTTGCATAGGCAAAGAAACCCACCATTAACTGGCATGGCATGCTACTTGGGCCAACTAATGACGAACCAAACATAGGGAACAATAATTAGTAGCATGTAAAATTAACAAGGCATCCATTGCAAAAATAGAGCATACTAAGTCATATGGAGATGCAGAGAAATTATTTTCACctgtaaacaaaataatttccTTCCTTCACCCCTGGAAAGGAGGAAGAAGGAGACAGTCCTATCgttttcatttttcacatTTAAATGGCTGCTTTTGAGCCTTGAATTACAATGGTAACTTTTgagggaaaaaaaaaggattaaagatgaaaataagaaatgttATAGCACACAGGAAATAGACACTCCATCTATTTCTGTCACCTCATTGTAGCagagagaaaaaaagtaaGTAGTCTATTATTTACTGATAGTATTATGCTTATCCAAAGCAAGCTTAGTGATCAACTGTCTTAATGATAAATAAACAGCAAATTGAGATTGTAACAAGACATCAAGTGATAGTACATAAAAGATCAATAGTgcaaaaaaagtaaattatcaAAAGAGTAAAGAAAATTTAGGTGAAGTGGCATGAACACAATGAAGAGTTGGAGACCAAAACTATATGAGTGAAAAATACCAGTGGATAATGAATTTCAAGGACTTGCAAGTAACAAAAAGGACATGAGTTAGTTATGAGGGATGAAATGTAATTTGCAAATTACTCAATAAATACCAAATAGTACATATAAACAAGCAATTACATGTTAGTTCTAGCTACAACAATACCAGGCCATGGCTGAGAACTATGGTAGACAACTTCTCCCACTTCAATACCGGTCTCTTCCCATGTTTCTCTCCTTACTGCCTCTTCTAAGCTTTCTCCTGGCTAAGGACAAGAGAAAAGATATTAagtcataaaaattatagaggaagaataagaaaaaataaagggaaCTGGCATACTGTTAATTTACAAGCATATATTGGCTAGTAATATAAAACCTAGTTTGGCTGCttcattttaaataagtaCTTCAGACTTTAGATAGAAAAGCAAGGTTGTCCTAGATGTATACCTCTATGAAACCAGCTAAGCAACTCCACATTCTGGGTACGTATCTCGATTGTCTGCTTAAAAGCACACAATCATTTTCTCTATCAATAACCAACATAATCACAACCTGTAGCAACAGCGCTTGCAGTCAAGAAAGCGTTATAGAATCTTACATCCGCCACtcaaaaatttcaaactacAATTGTAGAAAAATGACACAAACATCATTGTACCGGATCAACACGGGGATAAATCCTTTTTTTACATAGTTCATTAGAGCATTGCTTTCGTCTCCCAGCTTCCTTAGGGACAGTTTTCTCTCCGCATTGTCCACAAAAGTTTGATATCTTATGCCACTCTAACAATGCCCGGGCCTAAAACAGGtgaaaacaaataataaaaatgcaaatcttaacaaataaaattctgTGAAGGATGCAATAGCTGAATAAGAATATGTTAACAGAAAATGATCCAATGCAAGTAATAGTACTTTGAAAAATgtaagaacaaaagaaataacgAGGAAGAAGCCATAAAGCCATCAACAGTAAGGATCACAGAAATCTGGGAAGAAATCATTAACAAGCGAAATTTATGGCTACAgattttactattaaaagggggaaaaggaaaataacaTAGCGACAAAGACATGTCAATAACTTGATCTACACAACTAAACATTTCGAAACCAGATTGTCAATCATTAGGCCCAATTATCCATTGAATATCTATGTGGCATATCAGGATCTTCCACAATCTGTATAAGCAAAACAGACATATCAAGCATTAATAGGTAAAATGCTTGGGCaagaaaattttcaagaaatcCATAAAACTTCCTCATAACATTAACAAAGTCAAACCTTGaggataaaattaaacattaacAAAGTCAAAGATAAATAAGGAAAATTGCGTGGAATTATGATGATAAATCATCTTCGTATAAGAGATGTAGGAAAACATGGTATCTGTCGACATTTAGAAACAAAAactacaaaaaattaaagcttTAACATTTCAAATTATGCATTTACAAGTTTAGTGCAAAAgcaatataaaatgaaatttggaTATCAGTGGCAATATTACTTTATTGGGCTTCAAGTTTGCTCAGAAGTAACAATTCATGTTCCAAGTATACACCAAATCTTTGTTCGTTACCATTACTAATTAGGGATTTGCTCATTTTTAGTGCCTGTAGCAAATCGACAAAAAAGAGtccaaatattaaaatcaataaccAAAACTGCAATTTTCAAGGAGAGATGTAAGACAAAACAAACAACAACTATTCGTTATAATTTTGGTGATGCAAATCTCAGCATACCCTCTCGGCACGCCTATACCATACAGGTCCTATATCTTATATCTGTAACTGTACATCCTAGGATATTTCATTGAAAAATAATCAGGTAAGGGAACACAAGTTCGGAAATCTAATtggtaaattatattatagattggaaagtaaaaggaaaatgaaCATGAAAACATATTCCATGGAAGACTACTGCAGACCATAGTGAGTCCACCATATCTTTGCACATTACATTGAATTAGCAGAAATGGCAAGACTGATATCTAATCATTAACCCCTTATTTTTCGTAACAAATTGTGACTAAACCAATCCCAAAAACGTGTCTCAAGTAGAAAGATTAGAGATTTAAGTTTTAACAAGAAAAAATCCTTAGGTTTTCACATCTGGCTTTCAACAGAATGCTTATAATGTACTACTAACCCACGTTCTAGAAACTCAGACGAGCGACCATATGACTCAAAAGGATGCACATTCATGTGACAATTAAATCTAGTAGACGCAGTAAATATATCCATTCTCAACATGAACTGTATAAAACTGATAAAATGAGCTCTGAAACTGTTAACTAATTCACCAATACACACCAAGATCCATGCATAAATTATCACAATCTATGAACGAATTCAACTTTAATTCGATAATAAAAAACACTTACATGACCAGCAATAGCCAAATCACTCATGGCCCTCTCATTAGCCCAATCAGTAGCCACCATGAGAGTCCTCAACTCAACAAAACAAAACTGCTTGCTACCAAATTCAGTAACCAAACTACCCTCACCAGAAACATCAACTGCCCAATAAACGACATCATCCTCAGACTTTGAACCCAGATAAACCAAACTCTCTCCACTCAATTCAACGCCAGAATTATCCAACAAAGTTTTACAATCAGCCAAACTGATCCAACCCAGATGCCAATTTGGCACTAAATCATCATTATCACCAATGCTAGAAGAGGCAAGAGGCCTACCCTTTCTAAAAGGTAAAACCTTGAAATTAACAGAAGATAATTGATGAGAATTACCGTCTAAAAGTTGAGACTTGAGGGTTTCAAGGGCTAAGTTCGGTGAAAGAGGATCAGTAGGCTTAAGGGTTTTGGATAGTAAAGGGTTGCCTGCAAAGGCATGAGTTCGTAGATTTATGGACATGGTTGGTTTTGTGGAGGTGAAATAAGGGAATGCTCTAGCAAAAGTAGTTGTTTTTGTGAGTAAGAGTTTTCTGGAGAGAGAACAGAGGAGAGTAGTGTGCGAGGATGATGAAAAGAGGAGAGAGTACATACTCTCTCTGTTTCATTGGAGAGATTGCGTGGTTAATTTTTGCTGCTTAGCATTGAATTTTTTGAAGAGATGACTTGGTCTGCTTTGGTGTATATTAGTGGCATCTGTCGTGATTGTGAATTTTcttgaatattaaattattagtagaTTGTTGTGGACCCACAGAACATCTAATTTTCCTATCTGAAACATGGTTTAGGGGTCCTAAGCAAGAAAATCCTTCTGATTTTAGACTTTGATCATTGAaattttagctttttcttGTCATAAAAAGATTAAGCAATTTGGATTGATTGTTTAAGCGATCAAGTTTTGGCTTCTGATATTTTTTATGGTAAAAGATAACATGGAATAAATGAAGAATTCAAGAGAATTATGATTGGAAGGGATATAGAATATATTTACTACAAAAAAGactttattttctcttccaattaaaagaaaaattagctAGTTACATATTGCAAGGATATATCTCGAATTGCCTCAATAAactgaaaaacaaaaagagagagaaagaataaagTAGAGgaccagaaaagaaaagaaatctatTAAAGAACCTATTtggacaaaaaaaaaaaaaaaaagcagcaATGGAGCAATTGCCACTCTTCCTACCAGCTTTGGAAAAGCAGGGTAGAAATACATTCTCTCTTCTCCTGGAAAAGAAGGGTAGAAACTCACAACATGCTGAgaccaaaattttccaattaaCGAGGCACGCAAGTACTGAAACGAAAATCTTCCTGATGCAACTCATAAAAATGACTGTTATGAGAACTTCAAGTTGGAGCTCAGCTCTCTACTTGGTTTGTCAAGTTATGCACTAATGGCAGATCATCAAGCCAATCACCATAAATccgatttattttcttgaatccTTTCCACTTCAGAAAGCATTTCTTACCCTGTCGTTCTTCAACTAAACTAGGCACACTAGCAGTCATGCTTGGAGATCCATTAGTAACAAGAATTGGTGGTGGCTTGGTCAAAATGGAGCCTGCATTTCCTACTTCCCCTTCAGCACGCCCATTGGGTATTTGTAATTCTGACAATTATAAGAACTTTATGTTAGTCACTGGTTCAAATTGATCGTCCACCAAAACATTTTAAGAAAGCCTAATCCAATTTTCAGTGGAAAATAAGTATTATCAAGCTTAATTCATCAGCATATACACAAAATGGGAGGGGGAGGTCGAGAGAGGAGGAGAACAAGAAACGAAATCAGCCATAAAATGTGACCCCATATTCAGTTGAACAGGGCCATAAGAACAATTCTACTTTTAAAGGATCAGACCTGTTTAATGCatttaaaaccctaattgttGACATATAAAGTAACAAAATCATTCTCCGACCTGAGCCAAGGGTTAGAAAACtgcatttattaattaacatcTCAAATTCTCACGTATATGTGCAATTTTGGAGCCAACTAAATCAAgtgttataataagaaaacaacgcAAACACAAGAATCAAAAACATGATTCTGTGAACACTATCAACCCTACATTAAATCATTTGTTGAAGCATGGGTATTATCCGAGGGTATTGGTCACTAACATAAACCGGAAACACATTTCATAGAGAAATTAATAATGACTATACACCAACGAACTACGCCTAGGTATATGCAAATGGGAAAATATGGATATAAAAACAACTTCAGGTATTTAACCAAGAGCACGTACCAGCTTGCCCATGAGCAAAGTGACATTTCTCACCAAAAGGGCATTGACCTGTGGTCTCCCACTTAGTACACAACTTTGTCTTCCAATACACTGGTTTCATGTTCCCTCGGTAAGCATCTGCACCAGCATTGTTCACAGGCTTATTTACTTCAACCACACTCAACCCACCACTTCCATGCATCATTGGAGGCGCAGTAGTCCCAATACTTATTGCAGAGCTCTCTCGAAACCTTCCTGCATCATCTCTAAATTTGGATGGATCTTCATGGAGAAAATTACACCTGTCCCCATAAGGGCACTGCTCcccattataaaattttttgcATAGCTTCATCTTGTGAATTATCCTCTGATCATCATCCCAATTCCCTGCAGGCCTATCCTCTTCACCACGTACAACTACACCTACAAGTTCTTGCCAATTGGGAGGAGGCTGCCTCATGTCTTGCATACCATGAGCAAAATTGCAATTCTCACCATTCCTACAGCTGCCAGTCTTAAACTTTGCACACATTCTGgtcttaaaaaaaatgttagtTGTTCCTTTATTGATTGGGAGATTGTTGGGCGGGGGCATCCGATAATTCATGGATTGGTTGTTATCTTCAGAGTTTCTGGGCCTTTTAAATGGGGGTTGATGATGATCAAATTGCGGATCAAATTGTTCATTGCTGTTCATGGGGAATTGAGGCCAGATACCAATGGCATCACTGCCTGATTGATACGTAGGCTGTGGTGACATAAAAGGAGGTTGAGATTCGGAGTAACTCATTTTGGTAAAGATCAAGGCTTGAAATTGAATCCAGTTATGTATCAAATGGGCTACTCTTACTCTATTCCGAATTGCAGGAATCAATAATCTAATCGAGAACAATGTATATCGCAAATCTGAACCAATCAACCTCAATTAGGAAATTATCAAAAACACCAACGAATACCCAGATATTAAAACCAAAGAAAGATcaaaacttttcttctttgaatcAGGCTGCTGAACAGATGTCGGAGGAACACAACCTCAAATACCCAGATATTAAAACCAAAGAAAGATCAAAACTTTTCTTCTCTGAATCAGGCTGCTAAACAGATGTCGGAGGAACACAACCTACCGAATTCGCTCCGGAGTCCGCAGATAAAGAAGTCGAAGAGACGGCTCAGTCGCAGCCGAACCGAGTGAGATCACAGGGAGGCGATCCCTACAGCCGCTGAAGGTAGCTAGTACCAGGTTCTTTTTCTCACTCGACTTACGAAGAAAATCCAGTTAGATTTCTGAGCTAAGACCAAAAACAACTCCACAAAGATATGATTTTACGAGAATTTGAACTTACTTGAGATAAGAAATGATCAAAATTATGAACAATTTAAGAACCCCAGAGGAGAGCCCTGGCCTAGACCGAGATTaatttggagaaaataataaggaaattaaaaaggaaTGAAAGAATGAGATTTGATCACAGTTTAGAACTTCtgaatgtatatatatgtatgtccAAAAAACACCTATACAAAGtgcaataaagaaagaatagaagaaaagaattagaagaaaGAATGATGGGTCAAAAACCCTAGCCGCCAAATTGAAGGGCCGGCAAAAACTTTTAAAACCCTAACATAGTTCCAACTTTGAACCGCCTAAAGCCCTAAAGTCTAAACCCCTAATTCTAATCCTACTTAACGCTGATAACTAGCAAAGCCCCACTGATTATTAATAAACAGCTGTGCAAGTAATTCTTATATTTGGATCCtgtacttttatttctttcggGTTTGGTCcttatattttcatttgtttACATTAGATTcctatatttctattttcgtGTTAAGTAAAAAGTATGAAGCATCCTAATTTAGTTTGCAGAATGTATTGTTTCGtccttttatctttaattttactaatCAATTTCTTAGATGTTAATTTCTAATCAATTAAGTCCTCAATTGTTTTTTGAAAATTGTTACTTAACAtgctaaaattattaaaactagttccaagataattcaataatttaggaattttactaaattatatagtttatttaaaataaaaaataaaagttcctttttgaattatagaatttgttttagaattattcaaatttcatgacatatatataaattgatatatatatattttatttgatcatAATTAtgtacatatttaattaatagttaaaaatcataattttagttaaaaattataattattttaaattaatatatattttatttgatcattattatgtatatgttttatttgaCTTAACATTCTAGTCGAATATTTCGAgtatttctataattaataaattcattttaaattatatttagatcataaattttttattacttgttaaaaattataatttcttttataattatcttcttataaataatttatatctccttttctattaattcatcttttattcttataattagCATAACATTgtcttaattaatataactaattttatctAACAAAGTAGAATTTTagtttgaataaattaaaatcaaatagtAACATTTCAATTAAAGtaatagtttattattaagataaaatctataatataataaatgcaAGGACACAATATCATGACATAAAAATATAGGGATTCAATTcgaaaaaagtataaatacaTAGGCCAAGTATGAGTTATTCATTTTGGATACTATggtgtatttaattaagaattttaaagatatttatagattttttttaatgaattatttttaaagagttcttgaatttttaatgaCTTGTACAAAGTTCATCATTTGATGAATGACTTTCATAGACTTTACTTAAAAATACTCTTATATACATTGATagaattttattgatttttgtagactattatttaattatttaaaaataaatttaattattttactttttattatttttttcatttaaaaaaaaattatcgtATTACAATTTGTCTCTAATTAAACCAAAACCTCATATCATactcattatattttatttattacttatttgataaataattaaactaataatgaTCACTCTTACTAGTTACttgataaatacttaaaacCGACAATTAGGCTTATCAATAGAAAAGTTATTCAAATaatctttctaataaaatctaGAAATCAATATATGGTAGGGTTGTTTGCttaaaacaaattattaaatgattcattcaaaattcatattttttatgaggacccttttaaaattaaattaaaaatttttaattaattttttgtatgtgtgagtataagaaaataatttttaacttctaaagtttcatttaatttcttatatattttaagatgaaaaatatagtaaagaaaaataaagacgATAATGCagaagaatttaaaaagaagaagggtgaatttttagaagaaaaaaaaaagcctcTTGAAGTCTTGAagaaaagtgaaagaaaaatcttgagaatttttattcataacaatacataaaaagttattaaaagtatataaagtCCATGTTTATAAAAGTCAATTACTATTTGAATactaacttatttttaaagattttacaaaaattgTAATTGAATACCTTCTAATTTTTTAGACTTCTTTAACATCTTTAAAAATCTATATTGAATACCTCATAAACTTATACAGAGTTTTTCAAAGTTATTATTGAATACACCCTGACTTTTAAACTCcatcaaaatattaaagttttaattgaatatatcctcctaaatatttttttttctctaaatctGGGTTAAATTTTCATGTAGTTCAATAATCCTTTTTCACTTTGCTGCCAATTTAgcttaaatatttatacttgtttttactcaatttaactttcttttacataataaaataatgggttatatttactattattattattattattattattattattattattgttattttatcatagaaaaagataagagaaaaatCAAATCTAAGACCCGCATCCAAGCTTCATAATGGTCTCTCActgtattaaaaatttagtgatataatttttttatttatttataaaagccCATTAACCATTAGATAGTAAACTTATAGCCATAATAAAATCGACTCCAAGACCtacaatatatataacaacaatacagaagaaaaagaaaacctattTAGCCacttcttttttagaaaaatctatCCTTTTTAAACTAAACGCCTAGAATTCTAGCCACCAAACTCATAAGAAGCCACCAAATACCGTCATTTTACCAGTTCTTCGACCAGCATCTTAAAAGAACAAAGTTATTCGCTTGAATGTATATCTATTAGTAGTTAATGGTAGTACGAAGAAGATCATAAGAACATGTCAGATTGCAATGTCTTAAATCTTTTAGATGCAGTTGGATCACCCTTTTTTGCTGACTGCAATTAAAGAAACAACGACTCTATCTCTCCATTGCCTACATGTGTTAGATGACAAACACTTATAGGTTAGACTCTAGAGAATGATGAAACTTTGTACtaagacaaaaaaagaaacctaATCCAAACAAAACATAATGTAAGATAcaactttattaagttataaagaacaaaataaatgagCAAATGTGTGGCGTGAAAAGAAACTATTTTCTCTCTTGaaaaggagttgttttctctctTGAAAagaagttgttttctctctttatctCTAACTTTCCTCT is a window encoding:
- the LOC8275851 gene encoding zinc finger CCCH domain-containing protein 39; this translates as MSYSESQPPFMSPQPTYQSGSDAIGIWPQFPMNSNEQFDPQFDHHQPPFKRPRNSEDNNQSMNYRMPPPNNLPINKGTTNIFFKTRMCAKFKTGSCRNGENCNFAHGMQDMRQPPPNWQELVGVVVRGEEDRPAGNWDDDQRIIHKMKLCKKFYNGEQCPYGDRCNFLHEDPSKFRDDAGRFRESSAISIGTTAPPMMHGSGGLSVVEVNKPVNNAGADAYRGNMKPVYWKTKLCTKWETTGQCPFGEKCHFAHGQAELQIPNGRAEGEVGNAGSILTKPPPILVTNGSPSMTASVPSLVEERQGKKCFLKWKGFKKINRIYGDWLDDLPLVHNLTNQVES
- the LOC8275852 gene encoding nudix hydrolase 19, chloroplastic isoform X1, encoding MYSLLFSSSSHTTLLCSLSRKLLLTKTTTFARAFPYFTSTKPTMSINLRTHAFAGNPLLSKTLKPTDPLSPNLALETLKSQLLDGNSHQLSSVNFKVLPFRKGRPLASSSIGDNDDLVPNWHLGWISLADCKTLLDNSGVELSGESLVYLGSKSEDDVVYWAVDVSGEGSLVTEFGSKQFCFVELRTLMVATDWANERAMSDLAIAGHARALLEWHKISNFCGQCGEKTVPKEAGRRKQCSNELCKKRIYPRVDPVVIMLVIDRENDCVLLSRQSRYVPRMWSCLAGFIEPGESLEEAVRRETWEETGIEVGEVVYHSSQPWPVGPSSMPCQLMVGFFAYAKSLEINVDKAELEDAKWHSREDVQKALAFAEYDKAQRTAAAKVDQMCKGVEKGQNFSADFNVESGELAPMFFPGPFAIAHHLISSWVNQSSKSGVSSSISNL
- the LOC8275852 gene encoding nudix hydrolase 19, chloroplastic isoform X2 codes for the protein MYSLLFSSSSHTTLLCSLSRKLLLTKTTTFARAFPYFTSTKPTMSINLRTHAFAGNPLLSKTLKPTDPLSPNLALETLKSQLLDGNSHQLSSVNFKVLPFRKGRPLASSSIGDNDDLVPNWHLGWISLADCKTLLDNSGVELSGESLVYLGSKSEDDVVYWAVDVSGEGSLVTEFGSKQFCFVELRTLMVATDWANERAMSDLAIAGHARALLEWHKISNFCGQCGEKTVPKEAGRRKQCSNELCKKRIYPRVDPVVIMLVIDRENDCVLLSRQSRYVPRMWSCLAGFIEPGESLEEAVRRETWEETGIEVGEVVYHSSQPWPVGPSSMPCQLMVGFFAYAKSLEINVDKAELEGLTEMLTSIVLKFSFV